One genomic region from Granulicatella adiacens ATCC 49175 encodes:
- the gatC gene encoding Asp-tRNA(Asn)/Glu-tRNA(Gln) amidotransferase subunit GatC: MAIEEKEVRHVAKLAKLAFADNEILHFTEQMSDIIDMVEQLKEVDTTGVPVTTHGYPLVNVMREDVAEKGTDRDLLMRNVKTSEDGFIQVPAIMGENEEGEA; this comes from the coding sequence ATGGCCATTGAGGAAAAAGAAGTTAGACACGTTGCCAAACTTGCAAAGCTAGCTTTTGCCGATAATGAAATCCTTCATTTTACAGAACAAATGAGCGATATCATTGATATGGTGGAACAATTAAAAGAAGTGGATACGACAGGAGTTCCTGTAACGACACATGGCTACCCATTAGTGAATGTCATGCGTGAAGATGTTGCTGAAAAAGGAACCGACCGCGACTTATTAATGCGTAATGTGAAAACAAGCGAAGATGGATTTATTCAAGTGCCTGCAATTATGGGCGAAAACGAGGAGGGTGAAGCATGA
- the gatA gene encoding Asp-tRNA(Asn)/Glu-tRNA(Gln) amidotransferase subunit GatA codes for MSIIENKTLVELHEGLRNKEFTSVELTKETFERIHVLEPKVEAFVTLNEEEALKQAAAADEKGYGEEASLQGLPIGIKDNIVTRDLLTTASSRMLEDFNPIYDAHVMELLKAEGAVNVGKLNMDEFAMGGSTETSYFKKTKNPWDLTKVPGGSSGGSAAAVASGEVLASLGSDTGGSIRQPASFTGIVGMKPTYGRISRYGLIAFASSLDQIGPFTRTVQDNALVLSAISGYDHRDSTSVPQEVPAYHKGLTGDIKGMRIALPKEYFAEGVDAQVQAAVLKAADQYREMGAIVEEVSLPHSKYGIPAYYIIASSEASSNLQRFDGIRYGHRSTEAETLEDLYVKSRSEGFGMEVKRRIMLGTFSLSSGYYDAYFKKAGQVRTLIKQDFAKVFENYDLILGPVTTSAAFGLGEHSDDPLAMYMADLLTVPVNLAGLPAISVPAGFTSEGLPVGIQLIGNYFQEKTIYQAAYAFEQANDYYLRRPQL; via the coding sequence ATGAGTATTATTGAAAACAAAACATTAGTTGAGCTTCACGAAGGTCTTCGTAATAAAGAATTCACTTCTGTGGAATTAACCAAAGAAACATTCGAGCGTATCCATGTTTTAGAGCCTAAAGTAGAAGCGTTCGTGACATTGAATGAAGAAGAAGCCTTAAAACAAGCGGCTGCTGCTGATGAAAAAGGCTACGGTGAGGAAGCGTCTCTTCAAGGTCTTCCAATCGGGATTAAAGACAATATCGTAACACGTGATCTTTTAACAACTGCTTCAAGCCGTATGTTAGAAGACTTCAACCCAATTTACGACGCGCACGTTATGGAATTATTAAAAGCAGAAGGTGCGGTGAACGTTGGTAAACTAAACATGGACGAATTTGCCATGGGTGGTTCAACAGAAACTTCTTACTTCAAGAAAACAAAAAATCCTTGGGACTTAACAAAAGTGCCTGGTGGATCTTCAGGTGGTTCTGCTGCTGCGGTTGCTTCTGGCGAAGTACTAGCATCTCTTGGTTCTGATACAGGTGGATCTATCCGCCAACCTGCAAGCTTCACAGGGATTGTTGGGATGAAACCAACTTATGGTCGTATTTCTCGTTATGGTTTGATTGCCTTTGCATCGAGCTTAGACCAAATCGGACCATTCACACGTACCGTTCAAGATAATGCCTTAGTATTAAGCGCGATTTCAGGATATGATCACCGTGATTCAACAAGTGTGCCTCAAGAAGTGCCAGCCTACCATAAAGGATTAACAGGCGACATCAAAGGCATGCGTATCGCGTTGCCAAAAGAATATTTTGCAGAAGGTGTGGACGCACAGGTTCAAGCAGCTGTTCTGAAAGCGGCTGACCAATACCGTGAAATGGGAGCTATCGTTGAAGAAGTGAGCCTACCTCACTCTAAATACGGAATTCCAGCGTACTATATCATCGCGTCATCTGAAGCATCTTCGAACTTACAACGTTTCGACGGAATCCGTTACGGTCACCGTTCAACAGAAGCAGAAACATTAGAAGATTTATACGTGAAGAGCCGTTCTGAAGGTTTTGGAATGGAAGTAAAACGTCGTATCATGCTTGGAACATTCAGTTTAAGTTCTGGTTACTACGATGCTTACTTCAAGAAAGCAGGACAAGTACGTACATTAATCAAACAAGACTTTGCAAAAGTGTTTGAAAACTATGATTTAATCTTAGGACCTGTAACCACTTCTGCCGCATTCGGATTGGGCGAGCACAGCGACGATCCTCTTGCAATGTACATGGCGGACTTATTAACCGTCCCTGTAAACTTAGCTGGATTACCAGCGATTTCAGTTCCTGCTGGCTTCACAAGCGAAGGATTACCAGTCGGAATTCAATTAATCGGAAATTACTTCCAAGAAAAAACTATTTATCAAGCAGCGTATGCATTTGAACAAGCAAATGATTACTACTTACGCCGCCCACAATTATAA
- the ligA gene encoding NAD-dependent DNA ligase LigA — protein sequence MKMNTTIQQRIEQLKEQLNRWSHEYYVEDKPTATDAEYDKAYHELLALEKEHPEFVTADSPTQRVGGEVLEQFQKVTHTNPMLSLSNAFSKEDLEEFDARLRKLTNRAIEYVCELKIDGLSIALTYQNGQLQLGATRGDGTTGEDVTGNVRTIKSVPLSLKEPWNIEVRGECYMPKKSFVALNKSREEEGLEVFANPRNAAAGSLRQLDPKIAAKRNLSVFLYSSPSVEELNVSTQEELLRKMAEIGFVTNPERLKCQTIDEVWNYIETIGAKRQELPYEIDGMVIKVNDFATQEEIGYTVKAPRWAIAYKFPAEEAQTVVRDVEWTVGRTGVVTPTAVMDPVQLAGTTVRRASLHNIDLMKERDIRLEDTVVIHKAGDIIPEVTRVILEKRPATSQPYEFPTTCPVCHEKLEHLEDEVAIRCLNPKCPAQLTEGMSHFVSRNAMNMSGIGPSIIKQFFEEGLVLDVADLYKLTLDQLLELDKIQQKSAENILEAIENSKANSLERLLTGLGIRHVGTKAAKELAQHFENMKALQEASIEQLLEIDGLGDIIAYSVKTYFEQPSVQELIQELQDRGVNMSYLGKTKADSEASGHILSGKTVVLTGTLEQLTRQDAKEKLESLGAKVTGSVSKKTDVVIAGYSAGSKLDKANSLGIEVWSEQQFLDSLA from the coding sequence ATGAAGATGAATACAACGATTCAACAAAGAATTGAACAACTCAAAGAACAATTAAATCGTTGGAGTCATGAGTATTATGTGGAAGATAAACCTACTGCAACAGACGCAGAGTACGATAAGGCTTATCATGAATTACTAGCTTTAGAAAAGGAACATCCGGAGTTCGTGACGGCTGATTCTCCTACGCAACGGGTGGGGGGAGAAGTGCTCGAGCAGTTCCAGAAGGTCACTCACACCAATCCGATGCTCAGCCTTTCAAATGCCTTTTCGAAGGAAGATTTGGAAGAGTTTGATGCGCGTCTTCGCAAGTTAACGAACCGAGCAATCGAGTATGTATGTGAACTAAAAATCGATGGACTTTCTATTGCGTTGACGTATCAAAACGGGCAACTTCAACTTGGAGCAACCCGTGGAGATGGGACGACAGGTGAAGATGTAACGGGCAATGTGCGTACCATTAAATCAGTACCTTTGTCTTTAAAAGAGCCTTGGAATATCGAAGTGCGTGGTGAATGTTATATGCCGAAAAAATCATTCGTGGCATTAAACAAGTCGCGCGAAGAAGAAGGTCTTGAAGTCTTTGCCAATCCAAGAAATGCAGCGGCAGGAAGCCTACGCCAGCTTGACCCTAAAATTGCGGCGAAGCGAAACTTGTCCGTCTTTCTATACAGTAGTCCTAGTGTGGAAGAGCTAAATGTTTCAACACAAGAAGAGTTGTTGAGGAAGATGGCAGAGATTGGCTTTGTAACCAATCCTGAGCGCTTAAAATGCCAAACGATTGATGAAGTGTGGAATTACATCGAGACGATTGGTGCGAAACGCCAAGAATTACCATATGAAATCGACGGTATGGTGATTAAGGTCAATGATTTTGCCACTCAAGAAGAAATTGGCTACACGGTCAAAGCGCCACGTTGGGCCATTGCGTATAAATTCCCAGCAGAAGAAGCTCAGACAGTGGTTCGCGATGTGGAGTGGACGGTGGGACGCACCGGAGTGGTTACCCCAACTGCGGTGATGGATCCTGTTCAATTAGCAGGAACGACGGTACGACGTGCGAGTTTGCATAATATTGATTTGATGAAAGAAAGAGATATTCGCTTGGAAGACACTGTGGTGATTCATAAGGCAGGAGACATTATTCCAGAAGTCACACGCGTGATTTTAGAGAAACGTCCAGCTACAAGTCAGCCATACGAGTTTCCAACAACTTGTCCGGTCTGTCATGAGAAATTGGAACATTTGGAAGATGAAGTAGCCATTCGCTGTTTGAATCCAAAATGTCCAGCTCAACTGACAGAAGGCATGAGCCACTTTGTTTCACGAAATGCGATGAATATGAGTGGAATTGGGCCAAGTATCATTAAGCAATTTTTTGAAGAAGGTCTAGTTCTTGATGTTGCAGATTTATATAAATTAACTTTGGATCAGCTATTAGAATTAGACAAAATTCAACAAAAGAGTGCGGAAAATATTCTTGAAGCCATCGAGAATAGTAAAGCCAATTCCTTGGAACGCCTTCTAACAGGACTGGGAATCCGTCATGTAGGAACCAAGGCTGCTAAAGAACTGGCACAACATTTTGAAAATATGAAGGCTTTACAAGAGGCGAGCATTGAACAATTGTTGGAAATTGATGGTTTAGGTGATATTATTGCTTATAGTGTAAAAACTTATTTTGAACAACCATCCGTTCAAGAACTTATCCAAGAATTACAAGATCGTGGAGTGAATATGAGCTATCTTGGAAAGACAAAAGCAGACAGTGAAGCTTCAGGACATATCCTAAGTGGAAAGACTGTCGTTTTAACAGGGACATTAGAACAATTAACAAGACAAGATGCAAAAGAAAAATTGGAATCGCTTGGAGCGAAAGTAACAGGCTCTGTTTCTAAGAAGACAGACGTTGTGATTGCTGGATATTCAGCCGGAAGCAAGTTGGATAAAGCTAACTCACTAGGGATTGAAGTGTGGAGTGAACAACAATTTCTGGATTCTCTTGCATAG
- the pcrA gene encoding DNA helicase PcrA, with protein sequence MKNSNELIKGMNPRQKEAVMHTQGPLLVMAGAGSGKTRVLTHRMAYILAEEEVQPWNILAITFTNKAASEMKERVSALVGEQAGDMWVSTFHSMCVRILRRDCERIGLAKSFTIIDSGDQLSAMKRIMQKLNIDSDKFDARGILASISNAKNNFEDAETFAKTHANFMDQITAKCYVEYEAEKRKNMTVDFDDLIMLTVKLFKEHPDVLAYYQQKFHYIHVDEYQDTNHAQYLLVQLLADKFKNICVVGDADQSIYGWRGADMENILSFEHDYPQAKVVLLEQNYRSTKTILKAANQVIENNQNRKPKELWTENEAGDKITYYCAASGYEESRYVMRTIQKMVNFDGYDYSDFAVLYRSNAQSRTLEEDLLKANMPFKMVGGQRFYERMEIKDLLAYLRLLVNPTDDFSFRRVVNAPKRGIGGKSIEKLEDFAQMHGFSLLEASAETTLNGISGKAGKGLADFAKLISDLTKMQEFVSLTDLIEEVMIKSGYIASLEQAHTMEADARIDNMREFLSVAKEFEEKRFDSEAEESALVQFLTDLSLVTDMENEEETSASQITLMTLHAAKGLEFPVVFLVGMEDGIFPSARTLQEGDEEEERRLAYVGITRAEKKLFMTRAYSRLLYGKTQHYRESRFMQEIDDKLLQKEGEMISDSYYSSSFYSEKPSYNRGSSATGGRLFDRYRNTNAQKNEGYLHKKSHSSASIQRVEKQTPTSASSDGWTVGMKVSHKKWGRGTVVRITGEGDRQELDVAFAGMGIKRLLASFAPIEKIEE encoded by the coding sequence GTGAAAAATTCAAACGAATTAATTAAGGGAATGAACCCTCGCCAAAAGGAAGCGGTTATGCATACACAAGGTCCGCTTCTCGTAATGGCGGGGGCTGGAAGCGGAAAGACGCGCGTGTTGACGCATCGAATGGCTTATATATTAGCCGAGGAAGAAGTTCAACCGTGGAATATTCTAGCGATTACGTTTACGAATAAAGCAGCCAGCGAGATGAAAGAGCGGGTAAGTGCTCTAGTAGGCGAGCAAGCAGGCGATATGTGGGTATCCACTTTTCACTCGATGTGCGTTCGCATTTTAAGAAGAGATTGTGAACGCATCGGTCTTGCAAAGTCGTTTACAATTATTGATTCTGGGGATCAACTTTCTGCGATGAAACGCATTATGCAAAAGTTGAATATTGATTCGGATAAGTTTGATGCACGTGGCATCTTAGCAAGTATTAGTAATGCAAAAAATAATTTTGAAGATGCGGAAACCTTCGCAAAGACACATGCAAACTTCATGGACCAAATAACCGCGAAGTGCTATGTCGAATACGAAGCAGAAAAACGCAAAAATATGACCGTTGACTTTGATGATTTAATCATGTTAACGGTGAAATTGTTTAAAGAGCATCCAGATGTATTAGCGTATTATCAACAAAAATTTCATTATATCCATGTGGATGAGTACCAAGATACAAACCATGCACAATACTTACTGGTTCAATTGCTAGCGGATAAGTTCAAGAATATTTGCGTGGTTGGAGATGCCGATCAAAGCATTTACGGTTGGCGTGGAGCCGATATGGAGAATATCTTGTCGTTTGAACACGATTATCCACAGGCGAAAGTGGTCTTACTAGAGCAAAACTATCGTTCAACGAAGACGATTTTAAAAGCAGCCAATCAAGTGATTGAAAATAATCAAAATCGTAAACCAAAAGAGCTATGGACCGAAAATGAAGCAGGAGACAAGATTACCTATTATTGTGCGGCTTCCGGGTATGAAGAGTCTCGTTATGTGATGAGAACCATTCAAAAGATGGTGAATTTTGACGGATACGATTATAGTGATTTTGCAGTTTTATACCGTAGTAATGCCCAATCACGGACCCTTGAAGAAGATTTATTAAAAGCGAATATGCCTTTCAAAATGGTAGGGGGTCAACGATTCTACGAGCGTATGGAAATCAAGGATTTACTCGCCTATTTACGTTTATTAGTGAACCCGACCGATGACTTTAGCTTCAGACGTGTTGTGAATGCGCCAAAACGCGGTATTGGTGGAAAGAGTATTGAAAAATTAGAAGACTTTGCTCAAATGCACGGTTTTTCTCTTTTAGAAGCTTCTGCTGAGACGACTCTTAACGGGATTAGTGGGAAAGCAGGAAAAGGATTAGCCGATTTTGCGAAGCTAATCAGCGATTTAACGAAGATGCAAGAGTTCGTTTCGCTAACCGATTTAATCGAAGAAGTCATGATAAAATCAGGCTACATTGCCTCTCTTGAACAGGCGCACACCATGGAAGCAGATGCGCGAATCGATAATATGCGGGAATTCTTATCCGTAGCTAAAGAGTTCGAAGAAAAACGGTTCGATTCTGAAGCAGAAGAATCAGCTTTAGTCCAATTCTTAACGGATTTATCCTTAGTGACGGATATGGAAAATGAAGAAGAAACGAGCGCTTCACAAATTACATTGATGACCTTGCATGCGGCAAAAGGGTTAGAGTTCCCGGTCGTGTTCCTTGTAGGGATGGAAGACGGAATTTTTCCTTCTGCAAGAACCTTACAAGAAGGTGATGAAGAAGAGGAACGTCGATTGGCCTATGTAGGGATTACACGTGCAGAGAAAAAGCTCTTTATGACACGTGCGTATTCAAGACTGCTCTACGGGAAAACGCAACATTACCGCGAGTCTCGTTTTATGCAAGAAATTGATGATAAACTTCTTCAAAAAGAAGGAGAAATGATTAGCGACTCTTATTATTCAAGTAGTTTCTACTCAGAAAAACCAAGTTATAACAGAGGTTCTTCTGCAACAGGTGGGCGACTCTTTGATCGTTACCGCAACACGAATGCGCAAAAGAATGAGGGGTATTTACATAAGAAATCTCACTCTTCTGCAAGCATTCAGCGCGTAGAAAAACAAACGCCAACGTCTGCTTCAAGCGATGGATGGACGGTTGGTATGAAAGTATCGCATAAAAAATGGGGAAGAGGAACCGTAGTCCGTATTACCGGTGAAGGAGATCGTCAAGAACTTGACGTGGCTTTTGCAGGGATGGGAATCAAGCGACTCCTTGCAAGTTTTGCCCCAATTGAAAAAATCGAAGAATAG
- a CDS encoding CamS family sex pheromone protein, with protein sequence MKHKLRLGLLGLMSAFTLAACADITQANRQNTNTKNDANAKVVQSTTNQLSNNFYRALITNGKYQVSQNRGATLSLNTGFNLKNFETGLIDLSRNVFPTNQYFFREGQIIDADTTAKWIARKSDKNPEGLNPADNGDTSPTGRAPLYLAQILEQDYMIQTENNFELGGISIGIAMNSVDYYTNGDRDAETEISKEVMIEQAKTIVNQILTRLRQNDALKAVPIVFGVFRQTSKDDIGGGVYVLEATSVEGTEITNWTNVNQKVTVLPLVNEAATEESTAFENFKTEVQNFFPNLSGVTARVKYQDNVAKKMVVDIMTQFYGESEIIALAQHVTDAANKYLSKTTPVEVRISSINGVEAFLMQDLTQGVFTYHIFD encoded by the coding sequence ATGAAACATAAATTACGCTTGGGATTATTAGGGTTAATGAGTGCATTCACCTTAGCCGCCTGTGCAGATATTACTCAAGCCAATCGCCAAAATACAAATACGAAAAATGATGCCAATGCAAAAGTGGTTCAGTCGACAACGAATCAACTGTCCAATAATTTTTATCGTGCATTGATTACTAACGGGAAATATCAAGTGAGCCAAAACCGTGGAGCTACTTTAAGCTTGAATACGGGATTTAATTTAAAAAATTTCGAAACAGGTTTAATCGATCTTTCTAGAAATGTATTCCCTACGAATCAGTATTTCTTTAGAGAAGGACAGATTATCGATGCTGATACAACGGCTAAATGGATTGCTCGTAAAAGCGATAAGAATCCAGAAGGGTTAAATCCTGCTGATAATGGAGATACTTCACCAACAGGACGTGCTCCACTTTATTTAGCGCAGATTTTGGAACAAGACTACATGATTCAAACTGAAAACAACTTTGAATTAGGTGGGATTAGTATTGGGATTGCGATGAACAGCGTTGATTATTATACGAATGGTGATCGTGATGCAGAAACTGAAATTTCGAAAGAAGTCATGATTGAACAAGCGAAAACAATCGTGAACCAAATCTTAACAAGACTGCGTCAAAATGATGCGCTTAAAGCTGTGCCAATTGTCTTTGGAGTCTTCAGACAAACTTCAAAAGATGATATTGGTGGAGGCGTTTATGTCTTAGAAGCGACTTCTGTTGAAGGAACCGAAATTACGAACTGGACGAATGTAAACCAGAAAGTGACCGTGTTACCACTAGTGAACGAAGCAGCTACTGAAGAGTCAACGGCTTTTGAGAATTTCAAAACAGAAGTACAAAACTTCTTCCCAAATCTCTCAGGAGTAACGGCTCGAGTGAAATATCAAGATAATGTGGCTAAAAAAATGGTCGTTGATATTATGACGCAATTTTATGGTGAATCAGAAATTATTGCCTTAGCACAGCATGTAACCGATGCAGCGAATAAATACTTATCGAAAACCACTCCAGTAGAAGTGCGCATTAGTTCGATTAATGGAGTAGAAGCGTTCTTGATGCAAGATTTAACGCAAGGTGTGTTCACTTACCATATATTCGATTAA
- a CDS encoding ATP-grasp domain-containing protein: protein MSQLLPGSIVGIIGGDEQVASVAIAARKMGYVVYSYHQSNEAAISMAEYEIVSSYDDRASLLDFAEKVDTLLLMTNLVSVDTLVALSSKTRYYQSLELAEISQNRTVEKLFLEEHAINVAPYGIVTHVGELPTLLESIGLPAFLESNQVNSRYEEPIALYDQDIDERVLGKIEEGPSMLTAFVPAQRHFSLTVVRDYEDRVTILPITEDVYISGKLKYSIASRRMNPEWVQELKRIAFKVVDYLSGSVVLSIQVLMGNNGIFYVKSINQLPLIQQQFGSAQLGKGLSDIITRVATGLPVEYKKPTEEMILVPIYESMLEKASLLTLLKPKWDFEFFQTSPKRATDILGVIRLSGGSSVDLLGEIEVSDLFFNGK, encoded by the coding sequence ATGAGTCAATTATTACCAGGATCCATTGTCGGAATCATTGGGGGAGACGAGCAAGTTGCATCTGTTGCAATTGCCGCTAGAAAGATGGGGTATGTTGTATATAGCTACCATCAATCGAACGAGGCTGCTATTTCGATGGCAGAATATGAAATTGTGTCTTCCTATGATGACCGTGCATCCTTACTTGATTTTGCTGAGAAAGTAGATACTCTCCTTCTGATGACGAATTTAGTTTCTGTAGACACATTAGTGGCTCTAAGTAGTAAAACAAGATATTACCAATCATTGGAGCTAGCCGAAATTTCTCAAAATCGTACGGTCGAAAAATTATTTTTAGAAGAACATGCAATCAACGTAGCTCCTTATGGGATTGTCACCCATGTTGGGGAATTACCCACTTTATTAGAAAGTATTGGACTTCCCGCTTTTCTAGAAAGTAATCAAGTGAACAGTCGATACGAAGAACCCATCGCCTTATATGATCAAGATATTGACGAGCGAGTTTTGGGAAAAATCGAAGAAGGGCCAAGTATGTTGACTGCCTTTGTGCCTGCTCAACGCCATTTTTCATTGACTGTTGTTCGCGACTATGAGGATCGTGTAACGATTCTACCAATTACAGAAGATGTATATATCTCTGGAAAATTAAAGTACAGTATTGCTTCACGCCGAATGAATCCAGAATGGGTTCAAGAGCTGAAGAGAATCGCTTTTAAAGTCGTGGATTATCTTTCAGGGTCAGTGGTGCTATCGATTCAAGTCTTGATGGGAAATAATGGTATTTTTTATGTGAAATCGATTAATCAACTGCCTTTAATCCAACAACAATTTGGAAGTGCACAACTAGGAAAAGGATTATCAGACATCATTACACGAGTAGCCACTGGACTTCCGGTAGAATACAAGAAACCTACTGAGGAAATGATTCTAGTGCCGATTTATGAATCCATGCTTGAAAAAGCAAGTTTATTAACACTATTGAAACCAAAATGGGATTTTGAATTTTTCCAAACCTCACCTAAGAGAGCAACAGACATCTTAGGAGTGATTCGATTAAGTGGAGGGTCCAGTGTGGATCTACTTGGAGAAATTGAAGTTTCAGATTTATTCTTTAATGGAAAATAG
- a CDS encoding FUSC family protein has product MSQTSKNPFHIGLRTLKTAISVFLCVVLFRVLHRGSPMLAALSAIFSLRTDHEQTFKFALSRFVGNTTGGVVAILLFQLRAILPYQEYTDLLLAPIGIILIILFCNQFNKTGVINSCSTFLVIFFNVEAGQNTAYAIQRILDTLIGALIAIGVNHLLPNPHLKTEEKA; this is encoded by the coding sequence GTGTCCCAAACTTCAAAAAATCCATTTCATATCGGACTACGTACTTTAAAAACTGCGATATCTGTTTTTCTTTGCGTTGTGCTATTTAGAGTATTACATCGTGGTTCTCCGATGCTGGCTGCACTGTCCGCCATCTTTAGCCTAAGAACCGACCACGAACAAACCTTTAAATTTGCGCTCTCTCGTTTTGTAGGCAACACTACAGGTGGGGTGGTCGCAATTCTATTGTTCCAATTAAGAGCCATTCTTCCGTACCAAGAATATACGGATTTATTACTAGCACCGATTGGCATTATCTTAATAATTTTATTTTGTAACCAATTCAATAAAACCGGCGTCATTAATTCTTGTTCAACCTTCTTAGTCATTTTCTTTAACGTTGAAGCAGGACAAAATACCGCCTATGCGATTCAAAGAATTTTGGATACCCTTATTGGCGCATTGATTGCCATTGGAGTGAACCATCTTCTTCCAAACCCACACTTGAAAACTGAAGAAAAAGCGTAA
- a CDS encoding glycoside hydrolase family 73 protein, which yields MAKRKKRKSKFAFHLVEWFKSLSKLTALLLVAVTSVLLAGTITWLSENKPQHKAETSTRETFIETIAPAAQKAYRDYGVLPSVSLAQAILESNWGESLLASKYYNLYGVKATTAQPNVVLETAEFVNETWITINGRFRVYDSWADSVEAHAQLLAYGVDWDPTLYHKVLGARNYKQAAQALQDAGYATDPTYAQKLIQMIEEHQLYQYDKLPSEETTASVRRGS from the coding sequence GTGGCGAAAAGAAAGAAAAGAAAAAGTAAATTCGCGTTTCATCTTGTAGAGTGGTTTAAGTCATTATCTAAATTGACGGCGCTTCTCCTCGTAGCTGTAACGAGTGTTCTTTTGGCCGGTACCATCACATGGTTGTCTGAAAACAAACCGCAGCACAAGGCAGAAACGTCTACAAGAGAGACCTTCATAGAGACGATTGCTCCAGCTGCCCAAAAAGCGTATCGCGATTATGGAGTATTGCCAAGTGTCAGTCTGGCGCAAGCAATTCTCGAATCGAACTGGGGAGAAAGCTTATTAGCGAGCAAATATTATAATTTATACGGGGTAAAAGCGACGACCGCGCAGCCGAATGTAGTGCTTGAGACAGCCGAATTTGTCAATGAAACATGGATTACGATTAATGGTCGTTTTCGTGTGTATGATAGCTGGGCTGATTCAGTGGAAGCTCATGCGCAACTGTTGGCATATGGGGTAGATTGGGACCCAACGCTCTATCATAAAGTGCTAGGGGCTAGAAATTATAAGCAAGCAGCTCAAGCCTTGCAAGATGCAGGATACGCCACCGACCCAACCTATGCACAAAAGCTAATTCAAATGATTGAAGAACATCAATTGTATCAATATGATAAATTGCCAAGTGAAGAAACAACCGCATCTGTGCGAAGAGGTTCTTAA